A genome region from Manihot esculenta cultivar AM560-2 chromosome 5, M.esculenta_v8, whole genome shotgun sequence includes the following:
- the LOC110614554 gene encoding lipase 3 isoform X3: MQRFVDNVLAVTKDGVSSFNKFIHELSVDSDTSSEDYSSAEEDIDGLCPASPLSQNSQFSHANSFTKNTGYWTGWPMFLLSWILFPVRFLLGLPLRLCHLFYSRDSATSSVRGRRKPSRLCSFARVHRTTDRRRGVIEDLHLAIEMFIESIFDFFHKAAHFLLSPSEVKRVLYRWFSSQSRGNEDTYGLSDACVPTATLGENDPTLTERKTTFHQSLNTDARTCQDVITELGYPYEAIRVITSDGYVLLLERIPRRDSRKAVYLQHGILDSSMGWVSNGIVGSPAFAAYDQGFDVFLGNFRGLVSRDHVDKNISSRKYWRYSVNEHGVEDIPAMIEKIHQVKTAELKISQPELEEERNGDQPYKLCAISHSLGGAAMLMYVITRHIEEKPHRLSRLILLSPAGFHHDSPLPLTAMEYLVLLLAPVLGPIVPGLYIPTRFFRMLVNKLARDFHNYPAVGGLVQTLMSYVVGGDSSNWVGVLGLPHYNMNDMPGLSFYVVHHLAQIKHEKKFIMYDYGSASANMALYGSPKPLDLGEYYGVIDIPVDLVAGKKDNVIRPTMVQEHQRLMKDAGVDVSYKEYEYAHLDFTFSHHEELLAYVMSRLLLVQAAQKQPCNQKASRSTEKAK, from the exons ATGCAGCGATTCGTTGACAACGTCCTCGCTGTGACGAAAGA TGGGGTTTCCTCTTTCAACAAATTTATTCATGAGCTGTCTGTGGATTCTGATACTTCAAGCGAGGATTATTCATCAGCAGAAGAAGATATTGATGGACTATGTCCTGCATCACCATTGTCtcaaaattcacaattctccCATGCAAATTCTTTCACAAAGAATACTGGGTACTGGACAGGATGGCCTATGTTCTTATTATCATGGATTCTCTTTCCTGTGAGGTTTCTGCTGGGGTTACCATTACGACTTTGTCATTTATTTTACAGTAGGGATTCAGCAACCTCCTCTGTGAGGGGAAGACGCAAGCCTTCACGATTATGCTCTTTTGCGAGAGTGCATCGCACAACTGACAGGAGACGTGGAGTCATTGAG GATCTTCATCTGGCAATCGAGATGTTCATAGAATCGATATTTGATTTTTTCCACAAAGCTGcacattttcttctttctccatCAGAAGTTAAGAGAGTACTATATAGATGGTTTTCATCTCAGAGCCGTGGCAATGAAGATACTTATGGCCTGTCAGATGCATGTGTGCCCACTGCCACACTTGGAGAGAATGATCCAACTCTTACAGAAAGAAAAACCACTTTTCATCAGTCTCTGAATACAGATGCTCGGACATGTCAGGATGTAATAACAGAGCTTGG GTACCCATATGAAGCAATTCGGGTTATCACTTCTGACGGATATGTTCTTCTTCTGGAAAGAATTCCCag ACGTGACTCACGGAAGGCTGTATACCTTCAGCATGGGATCTTGGATTCATCCATGGG TTGGGTGTCCAATGGTATTGTTGGCTCTCCAGCTTTTGCAGCATATGATCAAG GGTTTGATGTTTTCCTTGGGAATTTTCGTGGTTTGGTTTCTCGGGACCATGTCGACAAGAACATTTCCTCACGGAA GTATTGGAGGTATTCTGTCAACGAGCACGGGGTTGAGGATATTCCAGCAATGATAGAGAAGATTCACCAAGTTAAAACTGCAGAATTGAAAATTAGCCAGCCTGAACTCGAGGAAGAAAGGAATGGTGATCAGCCTTACAAACTCTGTGCAATTAGCCATAGCTTGGGAGGAGCTGCCATGCTGATGTACGTTATAACACGCCATATTGAAGAAAAGCCTCATAGACTTTCCAGATTGATCTTATTGTCACCTGCTGGTTTCCATCATGACTCACCCCTGCCATTAACAGCTATGGAGTATCTGGTGCTTTTGTTGGCCCCTGTTCTTGGACCTATCGTACCGGGCTTATACATACCAACAAGATTTTTCCGTATGTTGGTAAACAAGTTGGCTCGAGACTTTCATAACTACCCTGCAGTTGGAGGACTGGTTCAGACCCTAATGAGTTATGTTGTTGGTGGAGATAGCTCAAACTGGGTAGGAGTATTAGGACTACCACACTACAACATGAATGACATGCCAGGGCTCTCATTCTATGTAGTTCACCACCTTGCACAAATTaaacatgaaaaaaaatttataatgtatGATTACGGAAGTGCATCTGCCAACATGGCATTGTACGGATCTCCAAAGCCTCTGGACTTGGGTGAATACTACGGGGTCATTGATATTCCTGTTGATTTGGTCGCCGGAAAGAAGGACAATGTGATTCGGCCTACAATGGTGCAAGAACATCAGAGGCTGATGAAGGATGCTGGTGTGGATGTATCGTATAAAGAGTATGAATATGCTCACTTGGACTTCACATTCTCTCACCATGAAGAACTGTTAGCCTATGTGATGTCACGCTTGCTGCTGGTGCAGGCCGCACAGAAGCAACCATGTAATCAGAAGGCCTCGAGGTCAACAGAAAAGGCCAAGTAA
- the LOC110614554 gene encoding lipase 3 isoform X1 produces the protein MQRFVDNVLAVTKESVKTFTFEALHTIVRLINGVSAFLLTILPGKANILEGIHGWELRPTVRGPRYPRWMENGVSSFNKFIHELSVDSDTSSEDYSSAEEDIDGLCPASPLSQNSQFSHANSFTKNTGYWTGWPMFLLSWILFPVRFLLGLPLRLCHLFYSRDSATSSVRGRRKPSRLCSFARVHRTTDRRRGVIEDLHLAIEMFIESIFDFFHKAAHFLLSPSEVKRVLYRWFSSQSRGNEDTYGLSDACVPTATLGENDPTLTERKTTFHQSLNTDARTCQDVITELGYPYEAIRVITSDGYVLLLERIPRRDSRKAVYLQHGILDSSMGWVSNGIVGSPAFAAYDQGFDVFLGNFRGLVSRDHVDKNISSRKYWRYSVNEHGVEDIPAMIEKIHQVKTAELKISQPELEEERNGDQPYKLCAISHSLGGAAMLMYVITRHIEEKPHRLSRLILLSPAGFHHDSPLPLTAMEYLVLLLAPVLGPIVPGLYIPTRFFRMLVNKLARDFHNYPAVGGLVQTLMSYVVGGDSSNWVGVLGLPHYNMNDMPGLSFYVVHHLAQIKHEKKFIMYDYGSASANMALYGSPKPLDLGEYYGVIDIPVDLVAGKKDNVIRPTMVQEHQRLMKDAGVDVSYKEYEYAHLDFTFSHHEELLAYVMSRLLLVQAAQKQPCNQKASRSTEKAK, from the exons ATGCAGCGATTCGTTGACAACGTCCTCGCTGTGACGAAAGA GTCGGTCAAGACATTCACTTTTGAGGCTTTGCATACTATTGTGAGGCTGATAAATGGAGTGTCGGCATTTTTGTTGACCATATTGCCAGGGAAGGCTAATATCCTTGAAGGCATCCATGGCTGGGAGCTTAGGCCAACTGTTCGTGGACCTCGATATCCCCGCTGGATGGAGAA TGGGGTTTCCTCTTTCAACAAATTTATTCATGAGCTGTCTGTGGATTCTGATACTTCAAGCGAGGATTATTCATCAGCAGAAGAAGATATTGATGGACTATGTCCTGCATCACCATTGTCtcaaaattcacaattctccCATGCAAATTCTTTCACAAAGAATACTGGGTACTGGACAGGATGGCCTATGTTCTTATTATCATGGATTCTCTTTCCTGTGAGGTTTCTGCTGGGGTTACCATTACGACTTTGTCATTTATTTTACAGTAGGGATTCAGCAACCTCCTCTGTGAGGGGAAGACGCAAGCCTTCACGATTATGCTCTTTTGCGAGAGTGCATCGCACAACTGACAGGAGACGTGGAGTCATTGAG GATCTTCATCTGGCAATCGAGATGTTCATAGAATCGATATTTGATTTTTTCCACAAAGCTGcacattttcttctttctccatCAGAAGTTAAGAGAGTACTATATAGATGGTTTTCATCTCAGAGCCGTGGCAATGAAGATACTTATGGCCTGTCAGATGCATGTGTGCCCACTGCCACACTTGGAGAGAATGATCCAACTCTTACAGAAAGAAAAACCACTTTTCATCAGTCTCTGAATACAGATGCTCGGACATGTCAGGATGTAATAACAGAGCTTGG GTACCCATATGAAGCAATTCGGGTTATCACTTCTGACGGATATGTTCTTCTTCTGGAAAGAATTCCCag ACGTGACTCACGGAAGGCTGTATACCTTCAGCATGGGATCTTGGATTCATCCATGGG TTGGGTGTCCAATGGTATTGTTGGCTCTCCAGCTTTTGCAGCATATGATCAAG GGTTTGATGTTTTCCTTGGGAATTTTCGTGGTTTGGTTTCTCGGGACCATGTCGACAAGAACATTTCCTCACGGAA GTATTGGAGGTATTCTGTCAACGAGCACGGGGTTGAGGATATTCCAGCAATGATAGAGAAGATTCACCAAGTTAAAACTGCAGAATTGAAAATTAGCCAGCCTGAACTCGAGGAAGAAAGGAATGGTGATCAGCCTTACAAACTCTGTGCAATTAGCCATAGCTTGGGAGGAGCTGCCATGCTGATGTACGTTATAACACGCCATATTGAAGAAAAGCCTCATAGACTTTCCAGATTGATCTTATTGTCACCTGCTGGTTTCCATCATGACTCACCCCTGCCATTAACAGCTATGGAGTATCTGGTGCTTTTGTTGGCCCCTGTTCTTGGACCTATCGTACCGGGCTTATACATACCAACAAGATTTTTCCGTATGTTGGTAAACAAGTTGGCTCGAGACTTTCATAACTACCCTGCAGTTGGAGGACTGGTTCAGACCCTAATGAGTTATGTTGTTGGTGGAGATAGCTCAAACTGGGTAGGAGTATTAGGACTACCACACTACAACATGAATGACATGCCAGGGCTCTCATTCTATGTAGTTCACCACCTTGCACAAATTaaacatgaaaaaaaatttataatgtatGATTACGGAAGTGCATCTGCCAACATGGCATTGTACGGATCTCCAAAGCCTCTGGACTTGGGTGAATACTACGGGGTCATTGATATTCCTGTTGATTTGGTCGCCGGAAAGAAGGACAATGTGATTCGGCCTACAATGGTGCAAGAACATCAGAGGCTGATGAAGGATGCTGGTGTGGATGTATCGTATAAAGAGTATGAATATGCTCACTTGGACTTCACATTCTCTCACCATGAAGAACTGTTAGCCTATGTGATGTCACGCTTGCTGCTGGTGCAGGCCGCACAGAAGCAACCATGTAATCAGAAGGCCTCGAGGTCAACAGAAAAGGCCAAGTAA
- the LOC110614554 gene encoding lipase 3 isoform X2, with protein MQRFVDNVLAVTKESVKTFTFEALHTIVRLINGVSAFLLTILPGKANILEGIHGWELRPTVRGPRYPRWMENGVSSFNKFIHELSVDSDTSSEDYSSAEEDIDGLCPASPLSQNSQFSHANSFTKNTGRDSATSSVRGRRKPSRLCSFARVHRTTDRRRGVIEDLHLAIEMFIESIFDFFHKAAHFLLSPSEVKRVLYRWFSSQSRGNEDTYGLSDACVPTATLGENDPTLTERKTTFHQSLNTDARTCQDVITELGYPYEAIRVITSDGYVLLLERIPRRDSRKAVYLQHGILDSSMGWVSNGIVGSPAFAAYDQGFDVFLGNFRGLVSRDHVDKNISSRKYWRYSVNEHGVEDIPAMIEKIHQVKTAELKISQPELEEERNGDQPYKLCAISHSLGGAAMLMYVITRHIEEKPHRLSRLILLSPAGFHHDSPLPLTAMEYLVLLLAPVLGPIVPGLYIPTRFFRMLVNKLARDFHNYPAVGGLVQTLMSYVVGGDSSNWVGVLGLPHYNMNDMPGLSFYVVHHLAQIKHEKKFIMYDYGSASANMALYGSPKPLDLGEYYGVIDIPVDLVAGKKDNVIRPTMVQEHQRLMKDAGVDVSYKEYEYAHLDFTFSHHEELLAYVMSRLLLVQAAQKQPCNQKASRSTEKAK; from the exons ATGCAGCGATTCGTTGACAACGTCCTCGCTGTGACGAAAGA GTCGGTCAAGACATTCACTTTTGAGGCTTTGCATACTATTGTGAGGCTGATAAATGGAGTGTCGGCATTTTTGTTGACCATATTGCCAGGGAAGGCTAATATCCTTGAAGGCATCCATGGCTGGGAGCTTAGGCCAACTGTTCGTGGACCTCGATATCCCCGCTGGATGGAGAA TGGGGTTTCCTCTTTCAACAAATTTATTCATGAGCTGTCTGTGGATTCTGATACTTCAAGCGAGGATTATTCATCAGCAGAAGAAGATATTGATGGACTATGTCCTGCATCACCATTGTCtcaaaattcacaattctccCATGCAAATTCTTTCACAAAGAATACTGG TAGGGATTCAGCAACCTCCTCTGTGAGGGGAAGACGCAAGCCTTCACGATTATGCTCTTTTGCGAGAGTGCATCGCACAACTGACAGGAGACGTGGAGTCATTGAG GATCTTCATCTGGCAATCGAGATGTTCATAGAATCGATATTTGATTTTTTCCACAAAGCTGcacattttcttctttctccatCAGAAGTTAAGAGAGTACTATATAGATGGTTTTCATCTCAGAGCCGTGGCAATGAAGATACTTATGGCCTGTCAGATGCATGTGTGCCCACTGCCACACTTGGAGAGAATGATCCAACTCTTACAGAAAGAAAAACCACTTTTCATCAGTCTCTGAATACAGATGCTCGGACATGTCAGGATGTAATAACAGAGCTTGG GTACCCATATGAAGCAATTCGGGTTATCACTTCTGACGGATATGTTCTTCTTCTGGAAAGAATTCCCag ACGTGACTCACGGAAGGCTGTATACCTTCAGCATGGGATCTTGGATTCATCCATGGG TTGGGTGTCCAATGGTATTGTTGGCTCTCCAGCTTTTGCAGCATATGATCAAG GGTTTGATGTTTTCCTTGGGAATTTTCGTGGTTTGGTTTCTCGGGACCATGTCGACAAGAACATTTCCTCACGGAA GTATTGGAGGTATTCTGTCAACGAGCACGGGGTTGAGGATATTCCAGCAATGATAGAGAAGATTCACCAAGTTAAAACTGCAGAATTGAAAATTAGCCAGCCTGAACTCGAGGAAGAAAGGAATGGTGATCAGCCTTACAAACTCTGTGCAATTAGCCATAGCTTGGGAGGAGCTGCCATGCTGATGTACGTTATAACACGCCATATTGAAGAAAAGCCTCATAGACTTTCCAGATTGATCTTATTGTCACCTGCTGGTTTCCATCATGACTCACCCCTGCCATTAACAGCTATGGAGTATCTGGTGCTTTTGTTGGCCCCTGTTCTTGGACCTATCGTACCGGGCTTATACATACCAACAAGATTTTTCCGTATGTTGGTAAACAAGTTGGCTCGAGACTTTCATAACTACCCTGCAGTTGGAGGACTGGTTCAGACCCTAATGAGTTATGTTGTTGGTGGAGATAGCTCAAACTGGGTAGGAGTATTAGGACTACCACACTACAACATGAATGACATGCCAGGGCTCTCATTCTATGTAGTTCACCACCTTGCACAAATTaaacatgaaaaaaaatttataatgtatGATTACGGAAGTGCATCTGCCAACATGGCATTGTACGGATCTCCAAAGCCTCTGGACTTGGGTGAATACTACGGGGTCATTGATATTCCTGTTGATTTGGTCGCCGGAAAGAAGGACAATGTGATTCGGCCTACAATGGTGCAAGAACATCAGAGGCTGATGAAGGATGCTGGTGTGGATGTATCGTATAAAGAGTATGAATATGCTCACTTGGACTTCACATTCTCTCACCATGAAGAACTGTTAGCCTATGTGATGTCACGCTTGCTGCTGGTGCAGGCCGCACAGAAGCAACCATGTAATCAGAAGGCCTCGAGGTCAACAGAAAAGGCCAAGTAA
- the LOC110614554 gene encoding lipase 3 isoform X4: protein MENGVSSFNKFIHELSVDSDTSSEDYSSAEEDIDGLCPASPLSQNSQFSHANSFTKNTGYWTGWPMFLLSWILFPVRFLLGLPLRLCHLFYSRDSATSSVRGRRKPSRLCSFARVHRTTDRRRGVIEDLHLAIEMFIESIFDFFHKAAHFLLSPSEVKRVLYRWFSSQSRGNEDTYGLSDACVPTATLGENDPTLTERKTTFHQSLNTDARTCQDVITELGYPYEAIRVITSDGYVLLLERIPRRDSRKAVYLQHGILDSSMGWVSNGIVGSPAFAAYDQGFDVFLGNFRGLVSRDHVDKNISSRKYWRYSVNEHGVEDIPAMIEKIHQVKTAELKISQPELEEERNGDQPYKLCAISHSLGGAAMLMYVITRHIEEKPHRLSRLILLSPAGFHHDSPLPLTAMEYLVLLLAPVLGPIVPGLYIPTRFFRMLVNKLARDFHNYPAVGGLVQTLMSYVVGGDSSNWVGVLGLPHYNMNDMPGLSFYVVHHLAQIKHEKKFIMYDYGSASANMALYGSPKPLDLGEYYGVIDIPVDLVAGKKDNVIRPTMVQEHQRLMKDAGVDVSYKEYEYAHLDFTFSHHEELLAYVMSRLLLVQAAQKQPCNQKASRSTEKAK, encoded by the exons ATGGAGAA TGGGGTTTCCTCTTTCAACAAATTTATTCATGAGCTGTCTGTGGATTCTGATACTTCAAGCGAGGATTATTCATCAGCAGAAGAAGATATTGATGGACTATGTCCTGCATCACCATTGTCtcaaaattcacaattctccCATGCAAATTCTTTCACAAAGAATACTGGGTACTGGACAGGATGGCCTATGTTCTTATTATCATGGATTCTCTTTCCTGTGAGGTTTCTGCTGGGGTTACCATTACGACTTTGTCATTTATTTTACAGTAGGGATTCAGCAACCTCCTCTGTGAGGGGAAGACGCAAGCCTTCACGATTATGCTCTTTTGCGAGAGTGCATCGCACAACTGACAGGAGACGTGGAGTCATTGAG GATCTTCATCTGGCAATCGAGATGTTCATAGAATCGATATTTGATTTTTTCCACAAAGCTGcacattttcttctttctccatCAGAAGTTAAGAGAGTACTATATAGATGGTTTTCATCTCAGAGCCGTGGCAATGAAGATACTTATGGCCTGTCAGATGCATGTGTGCCCACTGCCACACTTGGAGAGAATGATCCAACTCTTACAGAAAGAAAAACCACTTTTCATCAGTCTCTGAATACAGATGCTCGGACATGTCAGGATGTAATAACAGAGCTTGG GTACCCATATGAAGCAATTCGGGTTATCACTTCTGACGGATATGTTCTTCTTCTGGAAAGAATTCCCag ACGTGACTCACGGAAGGCTGTATACCTTCAGCATGGGATCTTGGATTCATCCATGGG TTGGGTGTCCAATGGTATTGTTGGCTCTCCAGCTTTTGCAGCATATGATCAAG GGTTTGATGTTTTCCTTGGGAATTTTCGTGGTTTGGTTTCTCGGGACCATGTCGACAAGAACATTTCCTCACGGAA GTATTGGAGGTATTCTGTCAACGAGCACGGGGTTGAGGATATTCCAGCAATGATAGAGAAGATTCACCAAGTTAAAACTGCAGAATTGAAAATTAGCCAGCCTGAACTCGAGGAAGAAAGGAATGGTGATCAGCCTTACAAACTCTGTGCAATTAGCCATAGCTTGGGAGGAGCTGCCATGCTGATGTACGTTATAACACGCCATATTGAAGAAAAGCCTCATAGACTTTCCAGATTGATCTTATTGTCACCTGCTGGTTTCCATCATGACTCACCCCTGCCATTAACAGCTATGGAGTATCTGGTGCTTTTGTTGGCCCCTGTTCTTGGACCTATCGTACCGGGCTTATACATACCAACAAGATTTTTCCGTATGTTGGTAAACAAGTTGGCTCGAGACTTTCATAACTACCCTGCAGTTGGAGGACTGGTTCAGACCCTAATGAGTTATGTTGTTGGTGGAGATAGCTCAAACTGGGTAGGAGTATTAGGACTACCACACTACAACATGAATGACATGCCAGGGCTCTCATTCTATGTAGTTCACCACCTTGCACAAATTaaacatgaaaaaaaatttataatgtatGATTACGGAAGTGCATCTGCCAACATGGCATTGTACGGATCTCCAAAGCCTCTGGACTTGGGTGAATACTACGGGGTCATTGATATTCCTGTTGATTTGGTCGCCGGAAAGAAGGACAATGTGATTCGGCCTACAATGGTGCAAGAACATCAGAGGCTGATGAAGGATGCTGGTGTGGATGTATCGTATAAAGAGTATGAATATGCTCACTTGGACTTCACATTCTCTCACCATGAAGAACTGTTAGCCTATGTGATGTCACGCTTGCTGCTGGTGCAGGCCGCACAGAAGCAACCATGTAATCAGAAGGCCTCGAGGTCAACAGAAAAGGCCAAGTAA